GAGGACCCGCCACCAAACGGCAGCACGGTCGACGACGAggacgccgagctcatcgacgaGGACGCCGCAGGGCCGTCGTCGTCGCTGCCGAACGACTCGCACGAGAAGTCGACGGCGGCCGCGGCAGCGGAATCGTACAGCTGATCCGGCAGGCGGTCCCGCGACGGCGGCGGCGTGTCGGGCCACAGCACGTCGGCCTCCTGGAGCTCCTCCATGGGCGCACCTCGGGCCAGGAAACTATCTCCGATAGCAGCCAGGCAAGCCATTCTTGTAATATGGGTTGCGCGCGCCTTGCCGCAAGAGAGAAGCGCGTCGCATCGCCGTGTGTGGTGACGTGACGTAGGGGGCACTCCTGGCCTTGATTAAATTTGGCTAGCTGCGCAGCGCTCCGCAAAATGACAGATTACGCACACGTACGTGACGCCTCATGCCGTTCAATGCGGACTTTAACAATCGACTCATACGTGCTGCTCTGTGTTGGCCACGAAATGCCAGGTCATATTCAAAACCAAACTACGCGATACTTGTGAAAGAAACAAAACTGATACATCACACTATATGTCAGTGACAGCGATTTTTGCAGAAATATACATCGTTATCTGCTTCTAGGACAAGAGAGAGCTTGATTGCAATAGATGGGGAATACTACTAAAAAAGATTGGAGATGGAGTGACGGTTGCAAGCGCACAAGAAATGGCAGATCGGGTTAATCCGGTGGGCGACCAATCATTCGCGACCTGGATGATGCTTGACCGGGTAACGCGGACAAGGGATGCGGTTAGGGAGCCCCACACAGCAAGTCATCCTCCCAGGATTGGCCACGGCTCACGCCTGAATGGAGTGTGCAGGCAGTTTTATTTGCCTATTTATATGCAATTAGATTCCGTCAGGGGCTAGCTGCACCTAACCCATAGTTTAGATTTCTAGGAGGGGTTAGGGTCAAATAACTACGCAAAATGCAGTTTCAAGTTGCCATACTTACCTGCGTGGCCACAGTGCAATCGGATGATGAACCAAAATTAGGGTGAGAAACGACAGAATCCAAAGCCAATCGAACGAAAAGTCTAAGAGCATAAGTGCAGAGCTTCCAGAAACCAGCGGTAGACCGTCAATGCTGGGATTAGTCCTCACATCACATAATAACAAATATCCATCAATTCCGCCTAACACAAACTCTCGGGATCACTCAGTCACAGAGCGTCAGTCTCCTCTCGCAGTAACAGTAAAACCAGGAGCTCAGTCATACTTTGTACAGGATTGTACACCACGCCGCGCCGGACCAGCcacggcggctactccggcgcgcgTACAGGGAACACCAATGTTATTTAGGGCTGCTGTCAACTCTTCTTCTCaggcggggcggggcgggcggCCGGGTGATTGCTGATTAGCAGAGGCAAACTTAGTCTTACTGCCTATCCAAGAACATGTAATCAGCGGCGGCGCCGGGGGGGAGGCCACCGGCACGGGGCGTCGTCGACTCGGCCATCTCCTTGAGGAAGGAGACGACGTCCTCCGACGAGTTGAGCAGGTAACGGGCGTTGGAGCGCTTCCTCCCGACGGCGCACGAGAAGTAGTTGTCACCGTTGAGGTCCAGCACCGACGACCCTTCGCGCCAGTCGTGGTGGCTGTTGTTGTTTGCGGTGCTGTGGTCGGACGAGGACGATGAcctctccggaggcggcggcgcgaccTGAGGCTTCTGTATCCTCGCCTGCGAGTTCCTCGAGTTGCTCCGGCCGTTGGATGGCCGCCCGTTCTGCCTCCTGTCGACGGATACCGACGCACCATCCGGTTTCACTTTTGGTTCAGAAGGGTATTCAGGGTCGAAGAACACATAGATGTCCTCGTCCTGAAAAGATAAAATTTCACAATTTTCCTATTATATCACACACATTCAAGATGAACTAGAAAGGAACGAGAGAGGATAAAGTCAGTGCAGAATTACCTTTCCTAGGAAGTGGCCTATACATAGTACATAGTCAATCGGAGTAACCATGCTTTTGCTGTGAACAATCTCCCCTAGAATACGATCAATGGCCGCACCCTACAGAACGGAAATGAATAATTAGTAAAGCATCAGTTAGCTAAATAATATGAAATCTTTCACCATGTTTAAAAATCACACTGCCTAACTGACCTTTGTGACTCCAACAGAGCGAACTTCAACTGACCGGCTCCCTTGAACAACATCCACAGCTGCATTTGAGATTGGACCGGTCCACAGGTGCTGCAGCATATCTCTTGCTTGGAGCCTCCCAAACTCAACATCTTCACAAGAGGCAAGTGCAAATAGTATTGGATATTTTTGTTATTCACAAAATGAAGAAAAACTATGCATGAAGACCTGATCACTTACCCGCATACTTGTAGTTCCACACAAATGATGTTTCACGATGTTCAAAATGAGATCTTGGGGTTCTTTCTGTGAAGTACTCAAAAACATGCTGGAAAGGGGTAAATGGTGTGAGAAGGTATACATTAAGGGGTTACGGCTGGACATTGCTCATCAAACAGACCTACCTTTACACTGTCGACCCAATCCATGTTCAGATGCTCAGGCATTGTTGTCATCCATTCTCCATCAGTTGGGCGTAAGAACATCCCATGCTCTGCTGCCAGCCACAAGTTAAACTCTCCAAAATTCTGCAAAGGGTAGAGGATATCTTGATTTTAGTACTAACAGATAAAGCAATTACAAATCACAAAATGACAGGAGTAGTAGTAGTATTACTTCATCAAGAACACTCCTGTCGCTTCCGCTGAGAACGATAACCGTAGTGCTCTCGTCCTCGCAGAGGGCTCTCAAAGGACCCTTTAAGTCAGGATGCAACTTGAGTTCCATCTCCTTGATTTGATCACCGCCCCTTCTCCCAGAGGATTCAACTGGCTCAGTCAATGTTGAATTGAAACCCTATATTCAGTCATCGGTGCAACAAACAGATATTGTAAGGTCATGCTGTTTGAGTGCTAAGTTCATTGTACTATGAAGGAAAAACTATACATATTTGCAGATGCCATTCATTTAGTTTAAAATGCAATGAAAATAAATGAACTAATGTGTAACATTTCAACATGTGGAGGAGTTACTGCAGAAGAGTAAACAAGCAGTTGTTTGCATTATAAACCCCAGTGATGGCCAGTATAAACAACTTCAAATATCAATAGAAAAGAGAAAATATGGTGTTTACCAATATGAGCAAACGATTTTTTGACTGCAGATATTGCTGGATGGCCGTTCGACTAGGAAGGTCAGGAGGAACTTGTCTTGTTCTCATCAGAGCTTCAGCAACTGTATCGTTTAGCTCACTACATGAAAAGACAGTGTGGTTACAAGAAAGTCTGGCAGCAGCTAACAAATTTATATTTACAATgaaaaagaaatatttaatatactaGTAAGTTCTGGTTAATAAAAGTACAAATGAGCCGAAGTGCAAACGAGCTCCTCACCATACAAAAGTTTCAGCCCAATCTTGGGCAGTATGAGTTGTTACATGCGCGTAGTTATGCCTGTGCCGCTTCTCCCTCTCATCAGATGTCATTGTCAAAGCATGTTTTATTGAGTCTGCAACTTCTGTAATATTCCAAGGATTTACAAGAATGGCACCAGCACCAAGCGATTGTGCTGCACCGGCAAACTGAAATTGCAATGACAGAACTTATGAACCAAAATCAAATATATTTTCAGGAGACTGTAAAAGAAACGGAAAATATAAACACACACATATGAATATCCTTACAGACTACATTTGGAATCAATCGATATTATTTATCATCATAGCTGATGACTTACCTCACTCAATATCAGAACTCCTTTTTTTGATCCCTGGCATGCAACATATTCGTAGCTTACAAGATTCATGCCATCCCTCAGTGATGTTACAAGAGCCACATCtaagcaaaacagaggaaatgcacAGCTCAAGCATGATAAACGCACTAATATTTTGAATAAAAGAGTGCTAATAAAGCCCAACTTTCAATATAAAGAGAGCTGCCAGGAATTACCAGTGACTGCATAAAGAGCACACAAGGCATGGAAATC
The sequence above is a segment of the Triticum dicoccoides isolate Atlit2015 ecotype Zavitan chromosome 1A, WEW_v2.0, whole genome shotgun sequence genome. Coding sequences within it:
- the LOC119287215 gene encoding alpha,alpha-trehalose-phosphate synthase [UDP-forming] 1-like gives rise to the protein MSADAAGSNIISRRRSRLGDEAMPTPSSNAPDSSPFSNDGGASPSDIDRVLRGNGRRHHLPTAASPDAMDTDVAEPAAASLADCGAQSRPEGAHANMDDTGGGGSGGHAARPPLSGPRSGFRRLGLRGMKQRLLVVANRLPVSANRRGEDQWSLEISAGGLVSALLGVKDVDAKWIGWAGVNVPDEVGQQALTNALAEKRCIPVFLDEEIVHQYYNGYCNNILWPLFHYLGLPQEDRLATTRNFESQFDAYKRANQMFADVVYQHYQEGDVIWCHDYHLMFLPRCLKEHDINMKVGWFLHTPFPSSEIYRTLPSRSELLRSVLCADLVGFHTYDYARHFVSACTRILGLEGTPEGVEDQGKLTRVAAFPIGIDSDRFKRALDIDAAKRHVNELKQRFAGRKVMLGVDRLDMIKGIPQKILAFEKFLEENPEWIDKVVLLQIAVPTRTDVPEYQKLTSQVHEIVGRINGRFGTLSAVPIHHLDRSLDFHALCALYAVTDVALVTSLRDGMNLVSYEYVACQGSKKGVLILSEFAGAAQSLGAGAILVNPWNITEVADSIKHALTMTSDEREKRHRHNYAHVTTHTAQDWAETFVCELNDTVAEALMRTRQVPPDLPSRTAIQQYLQSKNRLLILGFNSTLTEPVESSGRRGGDQIKEMELKLHPDLKGPLRALCEDESTTVIVLSGSDRSVLDENFGEFNLWLAAEHGMFLRPTDGEWMTTMPEHLNMDWVDSVKHVFEYFTERTPRSHFEHRETSFVWNYKYADVEFGRLQARDMLQHLWTGPISNAAVDVVQGSRSVEVRSVGVTKGAAIDRILGEIVHSKSMVTPIDYVLCIGHFLGKDEDIYVFFDPEYPSEPKVKPDGASVSVDRRQNGRPSNGRSNSRNSQARIQKPQVAPPPPERSSSSSDHSTANNNSHHDWREGSSVLDLNGDNYFSCAVGRKRSNARYLLNSSEDVVSFLKEMAESTTPRAGGLPPGAAADYMFLDRQ